One window of the Alkalispirillum mobile genome contains the following:
- a CDS encoding integration host factor subunit beta, translated as MTKSELIEVIASKQHHLAHKDVELAVKTLLEQMSETLAGGERIEIRGFGSFSLHHRPPRIGRNPKTGEPVALPGKYVPHFKPGKELRDRVNEGRHNPIQS; from the coding sequence ATGACCAAATCCGAACTGATCGAAGTCATTGCGAGTAAACAGCATCATCTGGCTCACAAGGATGTCGAACTCGCCGTAAAAACCTTGCTCGAGCAGATGAGCGAAACCCTGGCCGGTGGTGAGCGGATCGAGATCCGGGGTTTTGGCAGTTTTTCCCTCCATCACCGTCCCCCGCGTATCGGCCGGAACCCGAAAACCGGCGAACCGGTGGCACTGCCTGGCAAATACGTGCCACACTTCAAACCAGGGAAGGAGTTGCGCGACCGTGTAAACGAGGGTCGGCACAACCCCATTCAGTCCTGA